From a region of the Acinetobacter larvae genome:
- the uvrA gene encoding excinuclease ABC subunit UvrA, whose amino-acid sequence MSQSYIRIRGARTHNLKNVNLDIPRDKFVVITGLSGSGKSSLAFDTLYAEGQRRYVESLSAYARQFLSQMEKPDVDAIEGLSPAIAIEQKSTSHNPRSTVGTITEIYDYLRLLYARVGTPYCPEHDLPMVAQTISEMVDAVKTLEEGTALMLLAPVVRERKGEYGHLFEQLQSQGFVRARVDGEIIDIDSPPELDKKKKHSIEVVVDRFKVREDLGNRIAESFETALRLGSDIAILSWMNGENPERVFSAKHSCPACDRAVAELEPRLFSFNNPFGACPVCDGLGTRSHFSVDKLIPNPELSLSQGAIRGWDRQRPYYYSMIQKVADHYAYNLETPWQELDKDIQKKFLYGTGRDKIDMSYIDERGRKHNRIQAFEGILPHLERRYRETESNYVRDDLAQYLSNAACDACDGSRLNEISRHVRVQDKTISDITKMSIGDAENYYQQLHLTGAKGEIADKIFKEIRERLQFLVSVGLNYLSLSRSAETLSGGEAQRIRLASQIGAGLMGVMYVLDEPSIGLHQRDNDRLLETLIRLRDLGNTVLVVEHDEDAIRAADHIIDIGPGAGVHGGAVIAEGTYKQLAKNKDSLTGQYLSGKLKIAIPATRVSPPNPEQSIKLMGAAGHNLKHVDLNIPLGIMTCVTGVSGSGKSTLINRTLLPLAATQLNGATTLTAESFDSIDGLQHLDKVVDIDQSPIGRTPRSNPATYTGLFTPIRELFAQTPEAKARGYAAGRFSFNVKGGRCEACEGDGMIKVAMHFLPDMYVPCDACHGERYNRETLEVSYKGKNIADVLNMTVEDAMHFFDAIPVIHRRLETLFQVGLGYIRLGQSATTLSGGEAQRVKLARELAKRDTGKTLYVLDEPTTGLHFHDIAKLLDILHELRNKGNTIIVIEHNLDVIKTADWIIDLGPEGGSGGGQIIAEGTPEQVAESDVSHTARFLKPILAAAR is encoded by the coding sequence ATGAGCCAAAGTTATATCCGTATTCGAGGTGCACGTACCCATAACCTGAAAAATGTGAACCTTGATATTCCACGCGACAAGTTTGTGGTCATTACGGGGCTTTCTGGTTCGGGTAAGTCTTCTTTAGCCTTCGATACCCTATATGCCGAAGGGCAGCGTCGCTATGTCGAATCATTGTCTGCATATGCGAGACAGTTTTTATCGCAAATGGAAAAGCCCGATGTCGATGCCATTGAAGGTTTAAGTCCTGCAATTGCCATCGAACAAAAGTCTACCAGTCACAATCCTCGCTCCACTGTCGGCACGATTACCGAAATTTATGATTATTTACGCTTGCTTTATGCCCGAGTCGGCACACCTTACTGCCCTGAACACGACTTACCGATGGTGGCACAAACCATTTCAGAAATGGTGGATGCTGTCAAAACCTTAGAAGAAGGCACTGCGCTAATGTTATTGGCACCGGTGGTCCGTGAACGTAAAGGTGAATACGGTCATCTCTTTGAACAATTACAAAGCCAAGGTTTTGTACGTGCCCGCGTAGACGGCGAAATCATTGATATCGATAGCCCACCAGAGCTGGATAAAAAGAAAAAACATAGCATTGAAGTGGTAGTCGACCGTTTCAAAGTCCGCGAAGATCTCGGTAATCGTATTGCTGAAAGTTTTGAAACAGCCCTACGTTTAGGCAGCGACATTGCAATATTATCGTGGATGAACGGTGAGAATCCTGAACGCGTTTTTTCAGCGAAGCATTCTTGCCCCGCTTGTGATCGTGCAGTTGCCGAATTAGAACCACGTTTATTTTCTTTCAATAATCCTTTTGGCGCTTGCCCAGTCTGTGATGGATTAGGAACACGTAGCCATTTTAGTGTAGACAAACTGATTCCCAATCCTGAGTTATCGTTGAGTCAAGGTGCGATTCGTGGTTGGGACCGTCAACGCCCTTACTATTACAGCATGATTCAAAAAGTTGCCGATCACTATGCTTATAATCTGGAAACACCTTGGCAAGAACTCGATAAAGACATTCAGAAAAAATTCCTCTATGGTACTGGTCGCGACAAAATTGATATGAGTTATATCGATGAGCGCGGTCGTAAACATAATCGCATTCAAGCCTTTGAAGGCATACTGCCGCATTTAGAACGGCGTTATCGAGAAACTGAAAGCAACTATGTTCGTGACGATCTAGCACAATACCTGTCCAATGCCGCTTGTGATGCTTGTGATGGCTCACGCCTCAATGAAATCTCACGCCATGTCCGAGTACAAGACAAAACCATTTCTGACATTACCAAAATGTCGATTGGTGATGCCGAAAACTATTATCAGCAACTACACTTAACGGGAGCCAAAGGTGAAATTGCGGATAAGATCTTTAAAGAAATTCGTGAACGCCTACAGTTCTTGGTCTCTGTTGGACTCAATTACCTTAGCCTATCTCGTTCCGCCGAAACATTATCTGGTGGTGAAGCGCAACGGATTCGCTTGGCCTCACAAATTGGCGCAGGTCTCATGGGGGTCATGTATGTTTTAGATGAACCATCAATCGGTTTACACCAACGTGATAATGATCGTTTATTGGAAACATTGATCCGCCTACGCGATCTGGGTAATACGGTACTGGTTGTTGAGCATGATGAAGATGCCATCCGTGCCGCAGATCATATTATTGACATTGGTCCTGGCGCAGGCGTACATGGTGGTGCCGTCATTGCCGAGGGAACCTACAAACAGTTAGCCAAAAATAAAGACTCTCTAACCGGACAATATCTATCAGGCAAACTTAAAATTGCCATTCCAGCAACGCGGGTTAGCCCTCCAAATCCAGAGCAATCGATCAAACTGATGGGGGCGGCTGGGCATAATCTCAAACATGTCGATTTAAACATTCCGCTGGGTATTATGACCTGTGTAACGGGAGTATCTGGTTCCGGAAAATCGACCCTGATCAACCGTACGCTATTGCCATTGGCTGCAACGCAGCTCAATGGAGCAACCACACTAACCGCAGAAAGTTTTGATTCTATAGATGGTTTGCAGCATCTTGATAAAGTCGTCGACATCGATCAAAGCCCGATTGGTCGTACCCCCCGCTCCAACCCTGCTACCTATACAGGTTTATTTACCCCGATTCGTGAACTCTTTGCACAAACACCAGAAGCAAAAGCACGTGGTTATGCTGCGGGTCGTTTCTCTTTTAATGTCAAAGGCGGACGCTGTGAAGCCTGTGAAGGTGATGGCATGATTAAAGTTGCCATGCATTTTCTACCCGATATGTATGTGCCTTGTGATGCTTGTCATGGCGAGCGCTATAATCGCGAAACTTTAGAGGTCAGCTATAAAGGTAAAAATATTGCTGATGTACTCAATATGACTGTTGAAGATGCTATGCATTTCTTTGACGCCATTCCAGTGATTCACCGTCGTTTAGAGACTTTGTTTCAAGTTGGCTTAGGCTATATACGTCTAGGACAATCAGCGACGACTTTATCTGGCGGTGAAGCGCAGCGAGTTAAACTGGCACGAGAGTTGGCAAAACGAGATACAGGCAAAACCTTGTATGTATTAGACGAGCCAACAACAGGGCTACATTTTCATGATATCGCGAAACTGCTCGATATCCTGCATGAACTCCGCAATAAAGGGAATACCATTATTGTGATTGAGCACAATCTGGATGTGATTAAAACAGCAGATTGGATTATCGACTTGGGTCCCGAAGGCGGTTCTGGTGGAGGTCAAATCATTGCTGAAGGCACACCGGAACAGGTCGCTGAATCCGATGTTTCCCATACAGCCCGCTTTTTAAAACCGATATTAGCGGCTGCACGCTAA
- a CDS encoding fimbrial biogenesis chaperone, whose protein sequence is MLRTSLLSLAVLLSQSLYAGVTIDGTRVIFPSNAKSVSVQLRNGLNTPALVQTWIDDGDVNRIPAADQIPFVLTPPLSRVEPNKGQIIRIIPTGSPSLAQDRESLFWFNMLDIPPNDPQYIGKNLLTFNVRTRIKLFYRPATLKMSTKTAYRSIKATYNGASQEVTLNNPTPYFITITQMDFKSASKNTNYKQAVMLEPFSQQTVEKLIVNFLPEKLSYQIMNDLGGIQSFETQFD, encoded by the coding sequence ATGTTGCGTACCAGTCTTTTATCATTAGCCGTACTTTTGAGCCAGTCACTTTATGCTGGTGTCACGATAGATGGTACGCGCGTTATTTTTCCATCCAATGCAAAAAGTGTCAGTGTTCAGTTGCGTAATGGATTAAATACACCAGCTTTGGTACAAACATGGATTGATGATGGCGATGTTAATCGAATTCCAGCCGCAGACCAAATTCCATTTGTACTAACACCACCTTTATCTAGAGTTGAGCCCAATAAAGGACAGATAATCCGTATCATTCCAACAGGTTCACCCAGTTTAGCACAGGATCGTGAGTCATTATTCTGGTTCAATATGTTGGATATACCGCCTAATGATCCACAATATATTGGGAAAAACCTTTTAACGTTTAATGTACGAACGCGCATTAAGTTATTTTATCGACCTGCAACATTAAAGATGTCTACCAAGACTGCCTATCGTTCAATCAAGGCTACCTACAATGGGGCTTCGCAAGAAGTTACTCTAAATAATCCAACACCTTACTTTATTACGATTACGCAAATGGATTTTAAGTCAGCCTCTAAAAATACCAATTATAAGCAAGCCGTTATGCTTGAACCTTTTTCGCAACAGACTGTGGAAAAACTGATCGTGAACTTTTTACCTGAAAAACTTTCTTATCAAATCATGAATGATCTTGGCGGAATCCAAAGTTTTGAAACTCAATTTGATTAA
- a CDS encoding HAD family hydrolase: MPPLQAVIFDLDQTLLNRQQTLRDFCTWQAISQLQLPTDIAQYYIKKFIELDAQGHVWKDIVYQELIQCFALKFSMTALLGSYIENFHLFCIENQGVTACIKQLHASGYQLALLSNGRSPFQQRNFQALNLAQYFSAVVVSEAVAMRKPDPAIFTYTAQCLNLQTSQCVMVGDDAIADIRGAKTAMMRAVLFDPTCHQHVMQPQKVKPLANDLYAADACMQQFSQLPSILAQI, from the coding sequence ATGCCCCCATTACAAGCGGTTATATTTGATTTAGATCAAACACTATTGAATCGGCAACAGACATTACGCGACTTTTGTACATGGCAAGCCATCTCTCAACTACAACTCCCAACAGACATCGCACAGTACTATATTAAAAAATTTATCGAATTAGATGCACAAGGTCATGTATGGAAAGATATTGTCTATCAAGAGCTGATTCAGTGTTTTGCTTTAAAATTTAGCATGACCGCGTTACTTGGCAGTTATATCGAGAATTTTCATTTATTTTGTATTGAAAACCAAGGTGTCACAGCATGTATCAAGCAATTGCATGCCTCCGGTTATCAACTGGCTCTACTCAGCAATGGTCGCAGTCCTTTTCAACAACGTAACTTTCAAGCCTTAAATCTGGCTCAGTATTTTTCAGCCGTTGTAGTCTCTGAGGCTGTAGCCATGCGCAAACCAGATCCAGCAATCTTCACCTATACAGCGCAATGTCTCAATCTTCAGACTTCGCAATGTGTCATGGTTGGAGATGATGCTATAGCAGATATCCGTGGTGCCAAAACAGCCATGATGCGTGCAGTCTTATTTGACCCCACATGTCACCAACATGTCATGCAACCGCAAAAAGTAAAACCCTTGGCAAATGATCTTTATGCTGCTGATGCTTGTATGCAACAATTCAGTCAGCTACCCAGCATATTAGCGCAAATATAA
- a CDS encoding fimbrial protein, with product MKKMNFKFLVAALGVMGIANVALATDGIISVNGKVVTATCTLTGSDGATGTEDVTVQLDTVRNDVFSAVNTTAGEKEFELKITNANGQACDDLTIGAIKGITLSGTEGTNFDATEKSWLINTDGTAPETKDVYVQILSGTTAIDFSSNKQLGTPVDGTYKLAARYISNKANPAPQTVKTSINYTLEYN from the coding sequence ATGAAAAAAATGAACTTTAAGTTTTTGGTTGCAGCTCTAGGTGTAATGGGTATAGCAAATGTTGCATTAGCAACTGATGGCATTATTTCGGTCAATGGTAAAGTTGTGACAGCGACTTGTACACTTACAGGTTCTGATGGAGCTACAGGAACAGAAGATGTTACCGTTCAGCTTGATACAGTACGTAATGATGTTTTTAGTGCTGTAAATACTACAGCGGGCGAAAAAGAATTCGAGCTCAAAATAACGAATGCGAATGGTCAGGCTTGTGATGACCTAACAATAGGGGCTATTAAGGGCATTACTTTAAGTGGTACTGAGGGTACAAATTTTGATGCCACAGAAAAATCATGGTTAATCAACACAGATGGTACTGCACCAGAGACTAAAGATGTGTATGTACAAATTTTAAGTGGTACTACAGCCATAGATTTTTCATCAAACAAACAATTAGGCACACCTGTTGATGGTACTTATAAACTTGCTGCTCGATATATTTCAAATAAAGCAAATCCAGCACCACAGACTGTGAAAACAAGTATTAACTACACTTTGGAATATAACTAA
- a CDS encoding fimbria/pilus outer membrane usher protein, whose translation MPGIELMNTKNRWKCFILVALVTKAYAVSGEEALTQNIEKLSAKDNTQFMSFNSASLFGEQNKDVNLDLFRTANYIAEGNYFAEVLINTNSLGELNFSFQHLDASQSVVLCIDPVLLAKLDLQTQHLKQLEKKDCLTIKEISPDAYYDFDLSTQKLAIFIPQIFVKERPVGYIDPARFDKGVNSGFIGYNANYNHTETSDDQYLSLTGGLNLGGWYFRHSGSFQSNNRSSLGSYRSYQNVLNRDILPIHSRISVGQFNSNALQQESIPIVGVQLASDLNMLPWSMRYYSPVIENVANTNALVRVFQNGQKIYERTVPAGPFKITDLTSNLSGNLSLEIIENGGEKKTFIIPMQNSFNLLKPEQYNYSLVLGNYKTIDKITHDTIFQGGYNYGINNYLTLLGGVNLAENYQSMLAGVGLNTAIGGFNLIGNISKASIYSNDYQGQRMSLDYVYNWHPYDFNINVGGILQSRDYLTVSNALAILNYDDLVVDEQKNLTLTADLKNQFNINFNKSFSNYRLGSFSFGFLTNQYWTNKPNQYQFNLSYGNAWKLLNYSIGLSQTNYVDSHTGSDRSVYVSLSLPFDYKKSNVFVNSNYQHNTLQDQTSDRFGVNLSGTAGEQNQLNYGLGISQYKYNDHNSTSYNANVGYLLPQTNLAATVFKNGSDTQYSLSARGAIVAHPYGITATNSAADTYSIVHVEHGAGAIVENAWGIKLDRWGNAIYPNVSAYNINSIAINPDQLPAEVTLDSNQTQVIPRLYSSTLATFKANIQSNILLRINNTIDNAQFPMGSRIETQSGKLIGIMGQSNQSLLSNGIHDLTEPLTVVWGDQMKQRCVIPLSELSSAAENKQRSINIVNVECR comes from the coding sequence TTGCCAGGAATAGAATTGATGAATACTAAAAATCGGTGGAAGTGCTTTATTTTAGTAGCACTGGTCACAAAAGCGTATGCAGTTTCTGGTGAAGAAGCACTTACACAAAATATAGAGAAACTCTCAGCCAAAGATAATACTCAATTCATGTCTTTTAACTCTGCCTCTTTATTCGGGGAACAAAATAAAGATGTCAATTTAGATTTATTCCGGACAGCAAACTATATCGCTGAAGGTAATTATTTTGCTGAAGTTTTAATCAATACCAACTCATTAGGTGAGTTGAATTTTAGTTTTCAGCATTTAGATGCTTCGCAAAGTGTCGTGTTATGTATAGATCCGGTTTTGCTCGCTAAATTGGATCTTCAAACACAGCATCTAAAACAGCTTGAGAAAAAAGATTGTTTAACGATCAAAGAAATTTCTCCTGATGCCTATTATGATTTTGATCTATCAACTCAAAAATTAGCGATATTTATTCCGCAAATTTTTGTTAAAGAAAGACCGGTTGGTTATATTGACCCTGCACGATTTGATAAGGGCGTGAACTCTGGTTTTATTGGTTATAATGCCAATTATAATCATACCGAAACCAGTGATGATCAATATCTAAGTCTGACTGGCGGATTAAATTTGGGTGGCTGGTATTTTAGACATTCAGGAAGTTTTCAATCAAATAATCGCTCCAGTTTAGGGAGTTATCGTTCATATCAGAATGTTTTAAATCGCGATATTCTACCGATTCATTCGCGTATCAGTGTAGGTCAGTTTAATAGCAATGCGTTACAACAAGAAAGTATCCCTATTGTTGGTGTGCAACTTGCTTCTGATTTGAATATGTTACCTTGGTCTATGCGATATTATTCGCCTGTGATTGAAAATGTGGCGAATACCAATGCGCTAGTTCGTGTTTTTCAGAATGGGCAAAAAATCTATGAGCGCACAGTGCCCGCAGGACCTTTTAAAATCACAGATTTGACATCAAACTTATCTGGTAATTTATCACTTGAAATCATTGAGAATGGTGGTGAAAAGAAAACCTTTATTATTCCAATGCAGAATAGTTTCAATTTGCTAAAACCAGAACAATATAATTATAGTTTGGTGTTGGGTAACTATAAAACGATTGATAAAATCACTCATGATACTATTTTTCAGGGAGGATATAACTATGGTATTAATAATTATTTGACATTATTGGGAGGAGTAAATCTAGCAGAGAATTACCAGAGTATGCTTGCTGGGGTTGGGTTAAATACAGCTATTGGTGGTTTTAACTTAATCGGGAATATCAGTAAAGCTTCTATATACTCTAATGATTACCAAGGGCAGCGCATGTCTTTGGATTATGTTTATAATTGGCACCCATATGATTTTAATATAAATGTTGGTGGTATCTTACAAAGTAGAGACTATTTAACCGTATCGAATGCATTGGCGATATTAAATTATGATGATTTAGTTGTTGATGAACAAAAAAATTTAACATTGACTGCTGATTTAAAAAATCAATTTAATATTAATTTTAATAAAAGCTTTAGCAATTACCGTTTAGGTTCTTTTAGTTTCGGCTTTTTAACCAATCAATATTGGACAAACAAACCGAATCAATATCAGTTTAATCTGAGCTATGGAAATGCTTGGAAACTTCTTAACTATTCTATTGGGCTAAGCCAAACAAATTATGTCGATAGTCATACTGGCTCTGACCGTAGTGTTTATGTCAGTTTATCTCTTCCATTCGATTATAAAAAATCGAATGTATTTGTGAATTCAAATTATCAACATAATACATTGCAAGATCAGACGAGCGATCGTTTTGGTGTCAACCTATCAGGAACCGCTGGTGAACAAAATCAATTGAATTATGGTCTAGGAATTTCTCAATATAAATATAATGATCATAACAGCACTAGCTATAATGCAAATGTTGGTTATTTACTTCCGCAAACGAACCTAGCTGCAACGGTGTTTAAAAATGGCAGTGATACTCAATATTCTCTGTCAGCTCGGGGAGCAATTGTTGCACACCCTTATGGCATAACAGCAACCAACTCCGCGGCAGATACTTATTCTATCGTGCATGTAGAGCATGGTGCGGGTGCAATTGTAGAAAATGCATGGGGCATAAAGTTAGATCGTTGGGGAAATGCAATTTATCCAAATGTATCGGCTTATAATATTAATTCAATTGCAATTAACCCAGATCAACTTCCAGCAGAAGTTACTTTAGATAGTAACCAGACTCAAGTGATACCACGCTTATATAGTTCAACTTTGGCGACCTTTAAAGCAAATATTCAGTCAAACATTTTGCTGAGAATAAACAATACGATTGATAATGCTCAATTTCCAATGGGAAGTCGCATCGAAACTCAATCTGGTAAATTGATAGGAATCATGGGGCAGTCGAATCAATCTTTATTAAGCAATGGTATTCATGATTTAACTGAGCCTTTAACAGTGGTTTGGGGAGATCAAATGAAACAGCGTTGTGTGATTCCTCTCAGTGAGCTTTCTTCAGCTGCAGAAAATAAACAGCGTTCGATAAATATTGTCAATGTGGAGTGCCGTTAA
- a CDS encoding fimbrial protein, with protein MYKKFLGLVMILCSSKAYSVCQENPDQPANFTAIMTNALSNNGYLQLSSQAVTQAWATAINGCSKAKEHSSDFTMKANTDLELASRFSKDGYTYYEIPASYITPTPTFKAYIAFSVKDNSNTVPEIWVNDPSAAYRLYAKTTGSNNDVPTRGIRLPNVRLLITGLGNAEGVYTISPIRLGALIAKADGETASAPVRLVSSTFKITKTTCVVNGGAAINVLLPTVRTTDFTSAGHALGDTDFTVTVGGCDASDTNKSLVALLTDNNSPSESNNLGLLKNSGVENSSNVSVQITDSNSLPLPIAPKLINSSNSFFNFGTITGGTVSKSFKARYYSNSMPVPATHVQAQATITLIYN; from the coding sequence ATGTACAAGAAATTTTTGGGACTCGTGATGATATTATGTTCATCCAAGGCATATTCTGTCTGTCAGGAAAATCCAGATCAACCTGCTAATTTTACAGCAATTATGACCAATGCTCTCAGTAATAATGGTTATCTTCAACTTTCTTCGCAAGCTGTTACTCAGGCTTGGGCAACTGCTATTAATGGCTGCTCTAAAGCGAAGGAACATTCTAGTGACTTTACAATGAAAGCAAATACGGATTTAGAACTCGCTTCGCGTTTCTCTAAGGATGGTTATACCTACTATGAGATTCCTGCAAGTTATATTACGCCGACACCAACATTTAAGGCATATATAGCCTTTAGTGTAAAAGATAATTCTAATACTGTCCCAGAAATTTGGGTCAATGACCCTTCAGCAGCTTATCGACTTTATGCTAAAACTACTGGAAGTAATAATGATGTCCCAACCAGAGGTATCCGATTACCGAATGTTCGCTTACTGATTACTGGTCTGGGGAATGCCGAGGGGGTATATACAATTAGCCCTATAAGACTTGGAGCACTGATCGCTAAAGCTGATGGTGAAACGGCGAGTGCTCCCGTTAGACTTGTGTCATCTACTTTTAAAATCACCAAAACAACTTGTGTTGTGAATGGTGGCGCAGCGATCAATGTCTTATTGCCGACGGTGCGTACAACAGACTTCACTTCTGCAGGGCATGCATTAGGTGATACTGACTTTACAGTGACTGTTGGGGGCTGTGATGCGAGTGATACAAATAAAAGCCTTGTAGCGCTTTTGACTGATAATAATAGCCCGTCTGAAAGTAATAATTTAGGATTACTAAAAAATTCAGGAGTAGAAAACTCTTCCAATGTGTCCGTACAAATTACTGACAGTAATAGCTTACCGCTTCCTATTGCGCCTAAGTTAATAAACAGCTCAAATAGTTTTTTTAATTTTGGTACGATTACAGGTGGTACGGTTTCTAAATCATTTAAGGCTCGTTATTATTCTAATAGCATGCCTGTACCTGCGACCCATGTACAAGCTCAAGCAACGATTACGCTGATCTATAATTAA